The Malus domestica chromosome 06, GDT2T_hap1 genome has a segment encoding these proteins:
- the LOC103437881 gene encoding histone deacetylase 5-like isoform X4 → MEVAEDIDCENKSQQQKRTRRVGLLYDERMCKHSTPDGDPHPENPNRIKAIWNKLQSAAIPQRCVVLEAKEAEDKHILSVHTKKHVDLIRNISSKQFNSRRNRIASKFNSIYLNEGSSEAAYLAAGSAIEVAERVAKGELDSAMAIIRPPGHHAEQDEAMGFCLYNNVAIAASVLLNEKPELGINKILIVDWDVHHGNGTQKMFWKDPRVLFFSVHRHEFGSFYPANGDGFYTMIGEGPGAGYNINVPWENGRCGDADYFAVWDHILVPVAKEFNPDLIIVSAGFDAAAGDPLGGCRVTPYGYAVMLKKLMSFANGKIVLALEGGYNLESIASSTLSCVEVLLDDNPIHGSSEAYPFESTWRVIQAVRRKLSAFWPSLADKLPETLTNQKTPPASENESEVPSLVRCPRLTKLPTTSPQSAVEAAGHVNPPAAEVGSGHEATPPVEPEATAEMLVHPQNQNLIPPQEVTSTFPSWEVELDAFLSNTYKTVRPSATVAKSSALAKLQELLCLSASQILQRKGLDYVGECLNDLATDDFLSNESVVHLSTVLEQTRQYFTTFERALQAEDDLKAAMVTHEAIQPELEAIKAEDDLKAAIVKSLNFNVKSLNFNIKGRPLLLSLKRILSRINLGW, encoded by the exons atggAGGTTGCTGAAGATATTGACTGTGAGAACAAAAGTCAGCAGCAGAAGAGGACGAGGAGGGTAGGATTGTTGTACGACGAGAGGATGTGTAAGCACTCCACACCCGACGGCGATCCTCATCCGGAAAACCCCAATCGAATTAAGGCAATCTGGAACAAGCTCCAATCAGCTGCCATTCCCCAGAG GTGTGTTGTTTTGGAAGCAAAAGAAGCAGAAGACAAGCATATCTTGTCAGTTCACACCAAAAAACATGTTGATCTGATTAGGAATATAAGCTCCAAACAGTTTAATTCACGGAGAAACCGGATTGCATCGAAATTCAATTCCATATATCTCAATGAAGGATCATCCGAAGCTGCCTACCTTGCTGCGGGCTCTGCCATAGAG GTGGCGGAAAGAGTTGCCAAAGGCGAACTGGATTCTGCCATGGCTATCATTAGGCCTCCAGGACATCATGCGGAACAAGACGAAGCTATGGGATTTTGTCTGTACAACAATGTAGCTATTGCAGCAAGTGTCCTTTTAAATGAAAAA CCAGAACTGGGTATCAACAAAATTTTAATCGTTGATTGGGATGTGCATCATGGTAATGGTACTCAAAAGATGTTCTGGAAGGATCCTCGTGTTTTATTCTTCTCGGTTCATAG GCATGAGTTTGGAAGTTTTTATCCAGCTAATGGTGATGGCTTCTATACGATGATTGGAGAAGGACCTGGAGCAGGATACAACATTAATGTCCCCTGGGAAAATGGCCGGTGTGGGGACGCAGACTATTTTGCAGTTTGGGACCATATTTTGGTTCCTGTTGCCAAGGAGTTTAATCCCGACTTAATTATAGTCTCTGCAGGATTTGATGCAG CTGCTGGTGATCCTCTAGGGGGTTGTCGTGTCACGCCATATGGATACGCAGTTATGTTGAAAAAG TTGATGAGTTTTGCCAACGGAAAAATCGTGTTGGCTTTAGAAGGAGGATACAATCTCGAGTCTATTGCAAGTTCAACTCTTTCTTGTGTTGAAGTTCTGCTGGACGACAATCCTATTCATGGGTCTTCGGAGGCATACCCATTTGAGTCTACATGGCGTGTGATACAAGCG gttCGCCGGAAACTAAGTGCTTTCTGGCCATCACTTGCAGATAAATTACCAGAGACGCTAACCAATCAAAAAACTCCTCCAGCTTCG GAGAACGAGAGTGAAGTACCCTCGTTGGTGAGGTGCCCTCGATTGACCAAACTGCCAACTACCAGTCCCCAGTCAGCGGTTGAGGCGGCTGGCCATGTCAACCCTCCTGCGGCCGAAGTAGGTTCGGGACATGAAGCGACGCCTCCAGTCGAGCCAGAAGCGACAGCAGAAATGCTGGTTCATCCTCAGAACCAAAATCTCATTCCTCCTCAGGAGGTCACTTCGACTTTT CCTTCATGGGAGGTCGAGCTCGACGCCTTCCTCTCCAACACTTATAAGACGGTTAGGCCTTCTGCAACTGTGGCTAAGTCTAGTGCCCTTGCAAAGCTGCAGGAGCTTCTGTGTCTTTCGGCCTCGCAAATCCTCCAACGCAAAGGACTCGATTATGTAGGAGAATGTCTTAACGACCTTGCAACCGACGACTTTCTGAGCAACGAGAGTGTCGTTCACTTGTCTACTGTCCTAGAACAAACCCGACAATATTTCACTACCTTCGAGAGGGCTCTTCAGGCAGAGGATGACCTCAAGGCTGCAATGGTCACTCATGAAGCTATCCAACCAGAGCTCGAGGCCATAAAGGCAGAGGATGACCTCAAGGCTGCAATCGTCAAATCATTGAACTTCAACGTCAAATCACTAAACTTCAACATCAAAGGTCGGCCGTTGCTTCTGAGCTTGAAAAGGATTTTGAGTCGAATAAACCTTGGTTGGTAG
- the LOC103437881 gene encoding histone deacetylase 5-like isoform X3, with translation MEVAEDIDCENKSQQQKRTRRVGLLYDERMCKHSTPDGDPHPENPNRIKAIWNKLQSAAIPQRCVVLEAKEAEDKHILSVHTKKHVDLIRNISSKQFNSRRNRIASKFNSIYLNEGSSEAAYLAAGSAIEVAERVAKGELDSAMAIIRPPGHHAEQDEAMGFCLYNNVAIAASVLLNEKPELGINKILIVDWDVHHGNGTQKMFWKDPRVLFFSVHRHEFGSFYPANGDGFYTMIGEGPGAGYNINVPWENGRCGDADYFAVWDHILVPVAKEFNPDLIIVSAGFDAAAGDPLGGCRVTPYGYAVMLKKLMSFANGKIVLALEGGYNLESIASSTLSCVEVLLDDNPIHGSSEAYPFESTWRVIQAVRRKLSAFWPSLADKLPETLTNQKTPPASYIVTSSSDSEAEDNEDPKIISKHLEDVLQDVIEPFSKLKVDGSIQDHVASNSCTWRSELSKVDIWYASFGSNLCLERFLCYIKGGQMEGMKTPFPGCADKTPPKEIVWKTFPRRLFFGRESTHTWGPGGVAFLNPESNIRDKAYMCLYRITLEQFNDVLVQENVVSFPVNSPLFDLTGLDSVTREEPHSLQVHLKECWYSNVVYLGKEHDIPILTMTCTKSEMDGYKSGEFPLCAPAKNYVNTIARGLVEGKQLSQEAAMAYLQEASVKPLG, from the exons atggAGGTTGCTGAAGATATTGACTGTGAGAACAAAAGTCAGCAGCAGAAGAGGACGAGGAGGGTAGGATTGTTGTACGACGAGAGGATGTGTAAGCACTCCACACCCGACGGCGATCCTCATCCGGAAAACCCCAATCGAATTAAGGCAATCTGGAACAAGCTCCAATCAGCTGCCATTCCCCAGAG GTGTGTTGTTTTGGAAGCAAAAGAAGCAGAAGACAAGCATATCTTGTCAGTTCACACCAAAAAACATGTTGATCTGATTAGGAATATAAGCTCCAAACAGTTTAATTCACGGAGAAACCGGATTGCATCGAAATTCAATTCCATATATCTCAATGAAGGATCATCCGAAGCTGCCTACCTTGCTGCGGGCTCTGCCATAGAG GTGGCGGAAAGAGTTGCCAAAGGCGAACTGGATTCTGCCATGGCTATCATTAGGCCTCCAGGACATCATGCGGAACAAGACGAAGCTATGGGATTTTGTCTGTACAACAATGTAGCTATTGCAGCAAGTGTCCTTTTAAATGAAAAA CCAGAACTGGGTATCAACAAAATTTTAATCGTTGATTGGGATGTGCATCATGGTAATGGTACTCAAAAGATGTTCTGGAAGGATCCTCGTGTTTTATTCTTCTCGGTTCATAG GCATGAGTTTGGAAGTTTTTATCCAGCTAATGGTGATGGCTTCTATACGATGATTGGAGAAGGACCTGGAGCAGGATACAACATTAATGTCCCCTGGGAAAATGGCCGGTGTGGGGACGCAGACTATTTTGCAGTTTGGGACCATATTTTGGTTCCTGTTGCCAAGGAGTTTAATCCCGACTTAATTATAGTCTCTGCAGGATTTGATGCAG CTGCTGGTGATCCTCTAGGGGGTTGTCGTGTCACGCCATATGGATACGCAGTTATGTTGAAAAAG TTGATGAGTTTTGCCAACGGAAAAATCGTGTTGGCTTTAGAAGGAGGATACAATCTCGAGTCTATTGCAAGTTCAACTCTTTCTTGTGTTGAAGTTCTGCTGGACGACAATCCTATTCATGGGTCTTCGGAGGCATACCCATTTGAGTCTACATGGCGTGTGATACAAGCG gttCGCCGGAAACTAAGTGCTTTCTGGCCATCACTTGCAGATAAATTACCAGAGACGCTAACCAATCAAAAAACTCCTCCAGCTTCG TATATTGTGACCTCAAGCTCTGATTCTGAAGCGGAGGACAACGAAGATCCAaaaatcatatctaaacatCTTGAGGATGTTCTTCAAGATGTTATAGAGCCCTTCTCGAAGTTGAAAGTTGACGGAAGTATTCAAG ATCATGTGGCAAGTAATTCTTGCACCTGGAGGTCAGAGCTTTCAAAGGTCGATATTTGGTATGCCTCTTTCGGATCAAATCTGTGTTTGGAAAGATTTCTCTGCTATATTAAAGGTGGACAG ATGGAAGGTATGAAAACGCCATTTCCTGGTTGTGCGGACAAAACTCCCCCAAAGGAGATTGTGTGGAAGACTTTCCCTCGTCGCTTGTTCTTTGGTCGTGAATCTACACATACATGGGGTCCTGGAGGGGTCGCTTTCCTTAATCCCGAAAGCAACATCCGGGATAAGGCTTATATGTGCCTGTATAGAATTAC GCTTGAGCAGTTTAACGATGTATTGGTCCAGGAAAACGTTGTGAGTTTTCCTGTGAACTCTCCTTTGTTTGACTTGACTGGTTTAGACTCGGTCACTCGTGAGGAGCCTCATTCTCTACAGGTTCACCTAAAG GAGTGTTGGTACAGTAATGTTGTCTACTTGGGCAAGGAGCATGATATTCCGATACTAACAATGAC GTGTACAAAATCAGAAATGGATGGCTACAAATCCGGAGAGTTTCCGTTGTGTGCTCCGGCCAAAAATTACGTCAACACAATAGCGAGGGGCTTGGTGGAAGGAAAACAACTCTCACAGGAGGCGGCTATGGCTTACTTACAAGAAGCTTCTGTTAAACCATTGGGATGA
- the LOC103437881 gene encoding histone deacetylase 5-like isoform X2, which yields MEVAEDIDCENKSQQQKRTRRVGLLYDERMCKHSTPDGDPHPENPNRIKAIWNKLQSAAIPQRCVVLEAKEAEDKHILSVHTKKHVDLIRNISSKQFNSRRNRIASKFNSIYLNEGSSEAAYLAAGSAIEVAERVAKGELDSAMAIIRPPGHHAEQDEAMGFCLYNNVAIAASVLLNEKPELGINKILIVDWDVHHGNGTQKMFWKDPRVLFFSVHRHEFGSFYPANGDGFYTMIGEGPGAGYNINVPWENGRCGDADYFAVWDHILVPVAKEFNPDLIIVSAGFDAAAGDPLGGCRVTPYGYAVMLKKLMSFANGKIVLALEGGYNLESIASSTLSCVEVLLDDNPIHGSSEAYPFESTWRVIQAVRRKLSAFWPSLADKLPETLTNQKTPPASENESEVPSLVRCPRLTKLPTTSPQSAVEAAGHVNPPAAEVGSGHEATPPVEPEATAEMLVHPQNQNLIPPQEVTSTFVPNRSFHRKFYAPKGVIYISWSPQWPLNVDNLHRLHEFKSFLKHWARPLSSLGSSNELAHMVEVFFRQPSWEVELDAFLSNTYKTVRPSATVAKSSALAKLQELLCLSASQILQRKGLDYVGECLNDLATDDFLSNESVVHLSTVLEQTRQYFTTFERALQAEDDLKAAMVTHEAIQPELEAIKAEDDLKAAIVKSLNFNVKSLNFNIKGRPLLLSLKRILSRINLGW from the exons atggAGGTTGCTGAAGATATTGACTGTGAGAACAAAAGTCAGCAGCAGAAGAGGACGAGGAGGGTAGGATTGTTGTACGACGAGAGGATGTGTAAGCACTCCACACCCGACGGCGATCCTCATCCGGAAAACCCCAATCGAATTAAGGCAATCTGGAACAAGCTCCAATCAGCTGCCATTCCCCAGAG GTGTGTTGTTTTGGAAGCAAAAGAAGCAGAAGACAAGCATATCTTGTCAGTTCACACCAAAAAACATGTTGATCTGATTAGGAATATAAGCTCCAAACAGTTTAATTCACGGAGAAACCGGATTGCATCGAAATTCAATTCCATATATCTCAATGAAGGATCATCCGAAGCTGCCTACCTTGCTGCGGGCTCTGCCATAGAG GTGGCGGAAAGAGTTGCCAAAGGCGAACTGGATTCTGCCATGGCTATCATTAGGCCTCCAGGACATCATGCGGAACAAGACGAAGCTATGGGATTTTGTCTGTACAACAATGTAGCTATTGCAGCAAGTGTCCTTTTAAATGAAAAA CCAGAACTGGGTATCAACAAAATTTTAATCGTTGATTGGGATGTGCATCATGGTAATGGTACTCAAAAGATGTTCTGGAAGGATCCTCGTGTTTTATTCTTCTCGGTTCATAG GCATGAGTTTGGAAGTTTTTATCCAGCTAATGGTGATGGCTTCTATACGATGATTGGAGAAGGACCTGGAGCAGGATACAACATTAATGTCCCCTGGGAAAATGGCCGGTGTGGGGACGCAGACTATTTTGCAGTTTGGGACCATATTTTGGTTCCTGTTGCCAAGGAGTTTAATCCCGACTTAATTATAGTCTCTGCAGGATTTGATGCAG CTGCTGGTGATCCTCTAGGGGGTTGTCGTGTCACGCCATATGGATACGCAGTTATGTTGAAAAAG TTGATGAGTTTTGCCAACGGAAAAATCGTGTTGGCTTTAGAAGGAGGATACAATCTCGAGTCTATTGCAAGTTCAACTCTTTCTTGTGTTGAAGTTCTGCTGGACGACAATCCTATTCATGGGTCTTCGGAGGCATACCCATTTGAGTCTACATGGCGTGTGATACAAGCG gttCGCCGGAAACTAAGTGCTTTCTGGCCATCACTTGCAGATAAATTACCAGAGACGCTAACCAATCAAAAAACTCCTCCAGCTTCG GAGAACGAGAGTGAAGTACCCTCGTTGGTGAGGTGCCCTCGATTGACCAAACTGCCAACTACCAGTCCCCAGTCAGCGGTTGAGGCGGCTGGCCATGTCAACCCTCCTGCGGCCGAAGTAGGTTCGGGACATGAAGCGACGCCTCCAGTCGAGCCAGAAGCGACAGCAGAAATGCTGGTTCATCCTCAGAACCAAAATCTCATTCCTCCTCAGGAGGTCACTTCGACTTTT GTGCCCAATCGCTCATTTCATCGaaaattctatgcgccgaagggcgttattTATATTTCCTGGTCACCCCAGTGGCCATTAAatgtagataaccttcatcggctGCATGAATTTAAAAGTTTCCTTAAACATTGGGCTAGGCCATTAAGCTCTCTGGGTTCGAGTAATGAACTAGCACACATGGTCGAAGTCTTTTTTCGGCAG CCTTCATGGGAGGTCGAGCTCGACGCCTTCCTCTCCAACACTTATAAGACGGTTAGGCCTTCTGCAACTGTGGCTAAGTCTAGTGCCCTTGCAAAGCTGCAGGAGCTTCTGTGTCTTTCGGCCTCGCAAATCCTCCAACGCAAAGGACTCGATTATGTAGGAGAATGTCTTAACGACCTTGCAACCGACGACTTTCTGAGCAACGAGAGTGTCGTTCACTTGTCTACTGTCCTAGAACAAACCCGACAATATTTCACTACCTTCGAGAGGGCTCTTCAGGCAGAGGATGACCTCAAGGCTGCAATGGTCACTCATGAAGCTATCCAACCAGAGCTCGAGGCCATAAAGGCAGAGGATGACCTCAAGGCTGCAATCGTCAAATCATTGAACTTCAACGTCAAATCACTAAACTTCAACATCAAAGGTCGGCCGTTGCTTCTGAGCTTGAAAAGGATTTTGAGTCGAATAAACCTTGGTTGGTAG
- the LOC103437881 gene encoding histone deacetylase 5-like isoform X1 produces the protein MEVAEDIDCENKSQQQKRTRRVGLLYDERMCKHSTPDGDPHPENPNRIKAIWNKLQSAAIPQRCVVLEAKEAEDKHILSVHTKKHVDLIRNISSKQFNSRRNRIASKFNSIYLNEGSSEAAYLAAGSAIEVAERVAKGELDSAMAIIRPPGHHAEQDEAMGFCLYNNVAIAASVLLNEKPELGINKILIVDWDVHHGNGTQKMFWKDPRVLFFSVHRHEFGSFYPANGDGFYTMIGEGPGAGYNINVPWENGRCGDADYFAVWDHILVPVAKEFNPDLIIVSAGFDAAAGDPLGGCRVTPYGYAVMLKKLMSFANGKIVLALEGGYNLESIASSTLSCVEVLLDDNPIHGSSEAYPFESTWRVIQAVRRKLSAFWPSLADKLPETLTNQKTPPASENESEVPSLVRCPRLTKLPTTSPQSAVEAAGHVNPPAAEVGSGHEATPPVEPEATAEMLVHPQNQNLIPPQEVTSTFYIVTSSSDSEAEDNEDPKIISKHLEDVLQDVIEPFSKLKVDGSIQDHVASNSCTWRSELSKVDIWYASFGSNLCLERFLCYIKGGQMEGMKTPFPGCADKTPPKEIVWKTFPRRLFFGRESTHTWGPGGVAFLNPESNIRDKAYMCLYRITLEQFNDVLVQENVVSFPVNSPLFDLTGLDSVTREEPHSLQVHLKECWYSNVVYLGKEHDIPILTMTCTKSEMDGYKSGEFPLCAPAKNYVNTIARGLVEGKQLSQEAAMAYLQEASVKPLG, from the exons atggAGGTTGCTGAAGATATTGACTGTGAGAACAAAAGTCAGCAGCAGAAGAGGACGAGGAGGGTAGGATTGTTGTACGACGAGAGGATGTGTAAGCACTCCACACCCGACGGCGATCCTCATCCGGAAAACCCCAATCGAATTAAGGCAATCTGGAACAAGCTCCAATCAGCTGCCATTCCCCAGAG GTGTGTTGTTTTGGAAGCAAAAGAAGCAGAAGACAAGCATATCTTGTCAGTTCACACCAAAAAACATGTTGATCTGATTAGGAATATAAGCTCCAAACAGTTTAATTCACGGAGAAACCGGATTGCATCGAAATTCAATTCCATATATCTCAATGAAGGATCATCCGAAGCTGCCTACCTTGCTGCGGGCTCTGCCATAGAG GTGGCGGAAAGAGTTGCCAAAGGCGAACTGGATTCTGCCATGGCTATCATTAGGCCTCCAGGACATCATGCGGAACAAGACGAAGCTATGGGATTTTGTCTGTACAACAATGTAGCTATTGCAGCAAGTGTCCTTTTAAATGAAAAA CCAGAACTGGGTATCAACAAAATTTTAATCGTTGATTGGGATGTGCATCATGGTAATGGTACTCAAAAGATGTTCTGGAAGGATCCTCGTGTTTTATTCTTCTCGGTTCATAG GCATGAGTTTGGAAGTTTTTATCCAGCTAATGGTGATGGCTTCTATACGATGATTGGAGAAGGACCTGGAGCAGGATACAACATTAATGTCCCCTGGGAAAATGGCCGGTGTGGGGACGCAGACTATTTTGCAGTTTGGGACCATATTTTGGTTCCTGTTGCCAAGGAGTTTAATCCCGACTTAATTATAGTCTCTGCAGGATTTGATGCAG CTGCTGGTGATCCTCTAGGGGGTTGTCGTGTCACGCCATATGGATACGCAGTTATGTTGAAAAAG TTGATGAGTTTTGCCAACGGAAAAATCGTGTTGGCTTTAGAAGGAGGATACAATCTCGAGTCTATTGCAAGTTCAACTCTTTCTTGTGTTGAAGTTCTGCTGGACGACAATCCTATTCATGGGTCTTCGGAGGCATACCCATTTGAGTCTACATGGCGTGTGATACAAGCG gttCGCCGGAAACTAAGTGCTTTCTGGCCATCACTTGCAGATAAATTACCAGAGACGCTAACCAATCAAAAAACTCCTCCAGCTTCG GAGAACGAGAGTGAAGTACCCTCGTTGGTGAGGTGCCCTCGATTGACCAAACTGCCAACTACCAGTCCCCAGTCAGCGGTTGAGGCGGCTGGCCATGTCAACCCTCCTGCGGCCGAAGTAGGTTCGGGACATGAAGCGACGCCTCCAGTCGAGCCAGAAGCGACAGCAGAAATGCTGGTTCATCCTCAGAACCAAAATCTCATTCCTCCTCAGGAGGTCACTTCGACTTTT TATATTGTGACCTCAAGCTCTGATTCTGAAGCGGAGGACAACGAAGATCCAaaaatcatatctaaacatCTTGAGGATGTTCTTCAAGATGTTATAGAGCCCTTCTCGAAGTTGAAAGTTGACGGAAGTATTCAAG ATCATGTGGCAAGTAATTCTTGCACCTGGAGGTCAGAGCTTTCAAAGGTCGATATTTGGTATGCCTCTTTCGGATCAAATCTGTGTTTGGAAAGATTTCTCTGCTATATTAAAGGTGGACAG ATGGAAGGTATGAAAACGCCATTTCCTGGTTGTGCGGACAAAACTCCCCCAAAGGAGATTGTGTGGAAGACTTTCCCTCGTCGCTTGTTCTTTGGTCGTGAATCTACACATACATGGGGTCCTGGAGGGGTCGCTTTCCTTAATCCCGAAAGCAACATCCGGGATAAGGCTTATATGTGCCTGTATAGAATTAC GCTTGAGCAGTTTAACGATGTATTGGTCCAGGAAAACGTTGTGAGTTTTCCTGTGAACTCTCCTTTGTTTGACTTGACTGGTTTAGACTCGGTCACTCGTGAGGAGCCTCATTCTCTACAGGTTCACCTAAAG GAGTGTTGGTACAGTAATGTTGTCTACTTGGGCAAGGAGCATGATATTCCGATACTAACAATGAC GTGTACAAAATCAGAAATGGATGGCTACAAATCCGGAGAGTTTCCGTTGTGTGCTCCGGCCAAAAATTACGTCAACACAATAGCGAGGGGCTTGGTGGAAGGAAAACAACTCTCACAGGAGGCGGCTATGGCTTACTTACAAGAAGCTTCTGTTAAACCATTGGGATGA
- the LOC103437883 gene encoding DNAJ protein JJJ1 homolog, whose product MAASERRCHYEVLGLPRDSSADEIRSAYRKLALQRHPDKLVQSGLSQSEATAQFQELAHAYEVLSDPKERAWYDSHRSQILFSDRGSAASASGSGIPNLFPFFSTTVFSGYSDSGRGFYKVYSDVFDKIYANELNFARKLGLGLDTVREAPAMGNLESPYAQVTAFYNYWAGFCTVMDFCWEDMYDVLAGPNRKSRRLMEEENKKVRKKAKREFNETVRGLSDFVKKRDKRVMDMMLKKEEERVRKSEEERERKKKLEKEKLERAMAYEEPAWAKVEEEEEGGNGVEELEEDEEEERRRKELYCVVCGKKFKSEKQWKNHEQSKKHRDKIAEFQESVGDEELEVDDEDVLEGEGEERGELGDVDELGQEIREGLKIGEEEDGVGGSDQEDELRKFGGENGSEKVDEAVGLDGEEDEDEMDVLEAMVTGRKSKKKVSFRVEPEDILVNDIRVENDDDDAEFMEYNNRKSARRKGGARKERSKKNGGEANNVDKSENNGGQNEESNEQDNSTMKESTSHSVVEKESIDKGDELSARKKKSSSKAVDKKEKVKKEANDKSKNSSKGKKAKGASKNTGNVCDTCGEEFESRNKLHMHLGDTGHSKLKYR is encoded by the exons ATGGCGGCGTCGGAGAGGCGGTGCCACTACGAGGTTTTAGGTCTCCCCCGCGACTCCTCCGCCGACGAGATCCGGTCGGCTTACAGGAAGCTCGCTCTCCAGCGCCACCCGGacaagctagtccagtccggcTTGTCCCAGTCCGAAGCCACGGCCCAGTTCCAGGAGCTGGCCCATGCCTACGAGGTCCTCTCCGACCCCAAAGAGCGAGCTTGGTACGACTCTCACCGCTCCCAAATCCTCTTCTCCGACCGCGGATCGGCCGCCTCGGCCTCCGGCTCCGGCATCCCTAatctcttccccttcttctccaccACCGTATTCTCCGGCTACTCCGACTCCGGCCGCGGATTTTATAAGGTATATTCCGATGTCTTCGACAAAATCTACGCCAACGAGCTCAATTTTGCTAggaaattagggttagggttggaCACCGTGCGTGAAGCTCCAGCGATGGGGAATTTAGAGAGTCCGTACGCGCAGGTCACCGCGTTTTACAACTACTGGGCAGGTTTTTGTACGGTGATGGATTTTTGCTGGGAGGACATGTATGACGTGTTGGCCGGTCCGAACCGGAAGTCGAGGAGGCTGATGGAGGAGGAAAACAAGAAGGTGAGGAAGAAGGCGAAGAGAGAGTTCAACGAGACGGTGCGGGGGTTGTCGGATTTTGTGAAGAAGAGGGATAAGAGGGTGATGGATATGATGctgaagaaggaggaggagagggTGAGGAAGAgcgaggaggagagagagaggaagaagaagttggagaagGAGAAATTGGAGAGGGCTATGGCGTATGAGGAGCCGGCGTGGGCGaaagtggaggaggaggaggaaggaggcaATGGGGTTGAGGAATTGGAGGAGgacgaggaggaggagaggaggaggaaggaatTGTATTGTGTGGTGTGTGGGAAGAAGTTTAAGAGTGAGAAGCAGTGGAAGAATCACGAGCAGTCGAAGAAGCATCGCGATAAAATTGCAGAGTTTCAGGAGTCAGTTGGGGATGAAGAGCTTGAAGTTGATGATGAAGACGTTTTGGAGGGAGAGGGTGAAGAAAGGGGTGAGCTTGGCGATGTTGATGAATTAGGTCAGGAGATTAGAGAGGGGTTGAAGATTGGGGAGGAGGAAGATGGGGTAGGAGGGAGTGATCAGGAGGATGAGTTGCGCAAATTTGGTGGTGAAAATGGGAGCGAAAAGGTTGACGAGGCAGTTGGGTTGGAtggtgaggaagatgaagatgaaatggatgttCTCGAAGCAATGGTGACCGGGCGAAAGAGTAAGAAAAAGGTATCCTTTAGGGTTGAACCTGAGGATATCTTGGTTAACGATATTCGTGTGGAGAATGATGACGATGATGCTGAGTTCATGGAATATAATAACCGGAAGAGTGCAAGAAGGAAAGGAGGAGCCAGGAAAGAGAGGAGTAAGAAGAATGGTGGTGAAGCTAATAATGTTGATAAAAGTGAAAACAACGGTGGTCAGAATGAGGAGAGTAATGAACAAGATAATTCAACTATGAAGGAATCCACATCTCATTCTGTTGTGGAAAAGGAGAGTATTGATAAAGGGGATGAACTGTCAGCACGAAAGAAGAAGAGCTCAAGCAAAGCGGTCGATAAGAAAGAGAAAGTGAAGAAAGAGGCAAACGACAAATCAAAGAACTCATCTAAAGGGAAGAAAGCTAAG GGAGCATCGAAGAATACTGGCAATGTATGTGATACATGTGGAGAGGAGTTCGAATCAAG AAACAAGTTACATATGCATTTGGGTGACACTGGACATTCGAAGCTGAAGTATCGATGA